DNA from Methylobacterium currus:
CTGGGGCGCCGCCTCGCGCGAGCCCGGCTCCCTGCGCTGGGTGCGCCCGCTGCATTCGATCGTCGCGAGCTTCGGTCCCGAGACCGAGACGCCGGAGGTGGTGCCCTTCTCGGTCGACGGGATCGAGGCCGGGCTCACCACACGCGGCCACCGCTTCATGGCGCCGCAGCCGATCGAGGTGCGCCGCTTCGCCGATTACCTGCCGGCCCTGGAGCGGGCCTTCGTGGTGCTCGATTCCGAGCGGCGCAAGGACATCATCCTGCACGACGCCCGCGACCTCGCCTTCGCGCGCGGCCTCGACCTCGTCGAGGACGAGGGCCTGCTGGAGGAGGTGGCGGGCCTGGTCGAGTGGCCGGTGACCCTGATGGGCGCCTTCGACGAGCGCTTCCTCGCCATTCCCCCGGAGGTGATCCGCGCCACGATCCGGGCGAACCAGAAGTGCTTCGTGCTCCGCGGGGCCCCCGGCCCGGACGGGCGCGAGCGCCTGGCCAACGCCTTCATCCTGGTCTCGAACCTGGTGGCCTCCGACGGCGGCGCGGCGATCGTCGCCGGCAACGAGCGGGTGGTGCGCGCGCGCCTCTCCGACGCGGCCTTCTTCTGGGAGACCGACCGCAAGCTGCGGCTGGAGGACCGGCTGCCCAAGCTCGAGAACATCGTGTTTCACGAGAAGCTCGGCACGCAGGCCAAGCGCGTCGAGCGCATCGCGGCCCTCGCCCGGGCGCTGGCGCCGGCCGTCGGGGCCGATCCTGATCTCGCGACGCGCGCCGCGCGTCTCGCCAAGGCCGACCTCGTCACCGAGATGGTCGGCGAATTCCCGGAATTGCAGGGCCTGATGGGCCGCTACTACGCGGCCGAGCAGGGCGAGGACCCGGCGGTCGCCGCGGCGATCGAGGAGCATTACAAGCCCCTCGGCCCCAGCGACCGGGTGCCGTCCGAGCCGGTCTCGGTGGCGGTGGCGCTCGCCGACAAGCTCGACACCCTGGTGGGCTTCTGGGCGATCGGCGAGACGCCGACGGGGAGCAAGGACCCCTACGCCCTCCGGCGGGCGGCGCTCGGGGTGATCCGGCTGATCCTCGCCAGCGAGGCGCGGCTTCCCCTGAGGGCGCAGATCGCCGCCGCCGCGGCCGGCCATGGGCAGCAGGATTCCGATTCCTTCGCGGGCGACCTCCTGGCCTTCTTCGCCGACCGGCTCAAGGTCTACCTGCGCGACCAGGGCGCGCGCCACGACCTGATCGACGCCGTCTTCGCGCTGCCGGGTCAGGACGACCTCCTGATGGTGGTGCGCCGCGTCGAGGCGCTGGGGCGCTTCCTCGACACCGAGGACGGCAGGAACCTGCTCGCCGGCTATCGCCGCGCCGCCAACATCCTGCGCA
Protein-coding regions in this window:
- the glyS gene encoding glycine--tRNA ligase subunit beta, which produces MPDLLLELFSEEIPARMQRRAAEDLRKLVTDALVERGFLYEGAKAFATPRRLALHVAGLPPRGQDVREERKGPRVGAPEGAVQGFLKSAGLASVDEAKIVADPKKGEFYVAVIERPGRETIEVLAEILPAIVKSFPWPKSMRWGAASREPGSLRWVRPLHSIVASFGPETETPEVVPFSVDGIEAGLTTRGHRFMAPQPIEVRRFADYLPALERAFVVLDSERRKDIILHDARDLAFARGLDLVEDEGLLEEVAGLVEWPVTLMGAFDERFLAIPPEVIRATIRANQKCFVLRGAPGPDGRERLANAFILVSNLVASDGGAAIVAGNERVVRARLSDAAFFWETDRKLRLEDRLPKLENIVFHEKLGTQAKRVERIAALARALAPAVGADPDLATRAARLAKADLVTEMVGEFPELQGLMGRYYAAEQGEDPAVAAAIEEHYKPLGPSDRVPSEPVSVAVALADKLDTLVGFWAIGETPTGSKDPYALRRAALGVIRLILASEARLPLRAQIAAAAAGHGQQDSDSFAGDLLAFFADRLKVYLRDQGARHDLIDAVFALPGQDDLLMVVRRVEALGRFLDTEDGRNLLAGYRRAANILRIEEKKDGRAYDAAPDQALLSLTEESALADALRTAGAEAGRAVAAEDFEGAMRALSTLRAPVDAFFDTVTVNAEDAALRANRLALLNGLRAATREVADFSRIGGEGR